The following coding sequences are from one Dreissena polymorpha isolate Duluth1 chromosome 8, UMN_Dpol_1.0, whole genome shotgun sequence window:
- the LOC127840597 gene encoding ubiquitin carboxyl-terminal hydrolase 15-like produces the protein MAEGEQSVIPNIEEQKDFVATQLDRQLIKGEKWYMLDVKWYKQWKIYVGFDTWDHYSVGEDSANPGHIDNSPLFEDDANTKLKEHLIEALDYILIPAEGWDRLRTWYSMAEGQEPLPRNVIEEGVYSKALKVEVYPWHLKVAENSTPDNHVLMQFSRVDTIEQLEVAMRREFNINKDKEVRLWNRYMTNMYEPLDKKETTLQDAGLNTGQIVVIEQKNDDGTWPRAKPVPVNTNTFTSSSTNSASKPSSQGAY, from the exons ATGGCGGAGGGTGAACAGTCGGTGATACCAAACATAGAAGAACAGAAGGATTTTGTTGCGACTCAATTAGATAGACAACTTATCAAAGGGGAAAAATG GTACATGTTAGATGTCAAATGGTACAAACAATGGAAGATCTATGTTGGCTTTGATACATGGGATCACTACAGCGTTGGGGAAGACAGTGCAAATCCAGGACACATAGACAACTCTCCTTTGTTTGAAGAcg ATGCCAACACAAAGTTAAAGGAGCACCTGATAGAAGCACTTGACTACATCCTCATACCTGCTGAAGGATGGGATAGACTTCGCACATGGTATTCCATGGCAGAGGGACAG GAACCTCTGCCTCGCAATGTGATAGAGGAGGGTGTGTACAGCAAGGCCCTGAAGGTAGAGGTGTATCCATGGCACCTGAAAGTGGCTGAGAACTCAACACCCGACAACCATGTGCTCATGCAGTTCAGCCGCGTTGATACTATAG AGCAATTGGAAGTGGCGATGAGGCGTGAGTTCAACATCAACAAGGACAAGGAGGTCCGTCTGTGGAACAGGTACATGACCAACATGTATGAGCCACTGGACAAGAAGGAGACCACCCTGCAGGACGCGGGCCTCAACACAGGCCAGATTGTCGTCATAGAGCAGAAAAACGACGACGGTACCTGGCCAAGGGCAAAACCTGTGCCAGTGAATACAAA CACATTTACCAGCTCAAGTACAAATAGTGCTTCTAAACCTTCATCACAAGGAGCTTACTAA